Proteins from a single region of Pseudarthrobacter sp. NIBRBAC000502772:
- a CDS encoding carbohydrate ABC transporter permease, with amino-acid sequence MAVSLRRDRSGHRRRHSGLRRQARLLPVLPAVVLLLVFLAGPVLWAFHASFTNAALTGRNARSPGWIGFDNYARLLSDPLLPLSLGLTVLFVGGSAILGQNLLGLTLAVLMRRARRTVAAVVGTAVVAAWVLPEIVAAFAAYAYFSRDGTLNQLLGGLGLGQTDWLYSFPMVAILLANIWRGTAFSMLVYRAALNDIPGEVTEAALMDGAGGWQRLAYITIPMIRGSIATNLMLITLQTLAVFTLIWVMTAGGPANASTTLPVLAYVEAFKFGDIGYGTAVASVLILIGVVFGAAYVRLLREGKP; translated from the coding sequence GTGGCGGTTTCCCTCAGGCGCGACCGGTCCGGCCACCGGCGGCGTCACTCCGGACTCCGGCGCCAGGCACGGCTGCTCCCCGTACTCCCGGCCGTGGTTCTCCTGCTGGTGTTTTTGGCCGGTCCCGTGCTGTGGGCCTTCCACGCGTCATTCACCAATGCAGCCCTGACCGGCCGCAATGCCCGCAGTCCCGGTTGGATCGGGTTCGACAACTACGCCAGGCTCCTGTCGGACCCCTTGCTGCCGCTCTCGCTGGGCCTGACCGTCCTGTTCGTGGGCGGCTCCGCCATCCTGGGCCAGAACCTGCTGGGGCTCACCCTTGCGGTGCTGATGCGGCGGGCCCGCCGGACGGTGGCCGCCGTCGTCGGTACTGCGGTGGTGGCTGCGTGGGTGCTCCCCGAGATCGTGGCGGCCTTTGCCGCCTACGCCTACTTCAGCCGGGACGGGACCCTGAACCAGCTGCTGGGCGGGCTGGGGCTCGGGCAGACCGACTGGCTGTATTCGTTCCCGATGGTCGCCATCCTGCTTGCCAACATCTGGCGTGGCACGGCGTTCTCCATGCTCGTCTACCGCGCCGCGCTCAACGACATCCCCGGTGAGGTCACGGAGGCCGCGCTGATGGACGGTGCCGGCGGCTGGCAGCGGCTGGCCTACATCACCATCCCCATGATCCGCGGCAGCATCGCCACCAACCTCATGCTCATCACCCTGCAGACCCTGGCGGTGTTCACCCTCATCTGGGTGATGACGGCGGGCGGTCCCGCCAACGCCAGCACCACGCTGCCGGTGCTGGCGTACGTGGAGGCCTTTAAGTTCGGCGACATCGGCTACGGCACGGCGGTGGCGTCGGTGCTGATCCTCATTGGCGTGGTGTTCGGTGCCGCCTACGTCCGGCTCCTGCGGGAGGGCAAACCATGA
- a CDS encoding carbohydrate ABC transporter permease yields the protein MTTTAGTSARGQLRSGTGAVSRARQRARIPADVSLILIGACFVLPLLWLVFASLDASAGHEVRLPGRVSLDNFAAIMTPGLLFQPLWNSLVLSAGTAAVNLVAAVLAAYPLSRYQSRFNKPFMYTVLFGTCLPITAIMVPVYGLFVQLQLLDSMPATIFFMATTTLPMAIWMTKNFMDAVPVSLEEAAWVDGASGLTALRTIVLPLMRQGLGVVFIFVFIQAWGNFFVPFVLLLSEARQPAAVSIFSFFGQHGAVAYGQLAAFSILYSVPVLALYVIVARGAGSSFALSGAVKG from the coding sequence ATGACGACGACGGCGGGGACCTCCGCACGGGGGCAGCTGCGGTCCGGGACGGGCGCGGTGTCCCGTGCCCGGCAGCGTGCCCGGATACCGGCGGACGTGTCCCTGATCCTGATCGGCGCCTGCTTTGTCCTGCCGCTGCTCTGGCTCGTGTTTGCGTCCCTTGATGCCTCCGCCGGACATGAGGTAAGGCTCCCGGGCAGGGTCTCCCTGGATAACTTTGCCGCCATCATGACGCCGGGGCTGCTGTTCCAGCCGCTTTGGAACAGCCTGGTGCTGTCCGCCGGCACAGCGGCCGTGAACCTCGTGGCAGCAGTCCTGGCTGCCTACCCGCTGTCCCGCTACCAGTCCAGGTTCAACAAGCCATTTATGTACACCGTCCTGTTTGGAACCTGCCTTCCCATCACGGCCATCATGGTGCCGGTGTACGGGTTGTTTGTGCAGCTTCAGCTGCTGGATTCGATGCCCGCCACGATCTTTTTTATGGCCACCACCACGTTGCCCATGGCCATCTGGATGACGAAGAACTTTATGGACGCAGTCCCGGTGTCGTTGGAGGAAGCGGCCTGGGTGGACGGTGCGTCAGGACTAACGGCGCTGAGGACCATCGTCCTGCCCCTGATGCGGCAGGGGCTGGGCGTGGTGTTCATTTTTGTGTTCATCCAGGCCTGGGGGAACTTCTTCGTCCCGTTCGTCCTGCTCCTGTCCGAAGCCCGGCAGCCAGCGGCGGTGTCGATCTTCAGCTTCTTCGGACAGCACGGCGCAGTGGCGTACGGCCAGCTGGCCGCCTTCTCCATCCTGTATTCAGTCCCGGTGCTGGCCCTGTACGTCATTGTGGCCAGGGGCGCAGGCAGTTCCTTTGCGCTCTCGGGTGCAGTGAAGGGCTAG